A genomic segment from Sorangium aterium encodes:
- a CDS encoding phosphoribosyltransferase family protein, whose amino-acid sequence MGRAKLFEDRRDAGRRLAQLLSGYRSEAPLVLALPRGGVEVGYEVARALGAPLDVWIVRKLGAPGQPELGVGAIAEGGEVYIDRGLVAVLGISEAELAEIAEQQAAEVERGVRRYRGDRPMPRVEGRTVIVVDDGIATGGTVRAALRDLRKRSPRRLVLAAPVAAPSSLSSLRREVDAIACIEEDPGLQAIGAYYEDFSQTSDDAVSALLAEAQREVPRTEGAERPLFVEAGAAALPGDLAIPERAGGLVIFAHGSGSSRRSPRNRSVAEALWRWRLATLLFDLLTDEEEAEDRRSARLRFDVDLLARRLIGVTDWALARPELRHLAVGYFGASTGAAAALIAAAARPRVVGAVVSRGGRPDLAGPALAMVRAPTLLIVGSADTQVLALNQAALDDLAGPRRLAVVPSATHLFEEPGALAAVARLAGEWFARHLIAKGDEARA is encoded by the coding sequence ATGGGGCGAGCGAAGCTGTTCGAGGATCGCAGGGACGCCGGGCGCCGGCTCGCGCAGCTGCTCTCGGGGTACAGGAGCGAGGCGCCGCTCGTGCTCGCCCTGCCGCGCGGCGGCGTCGAGGTGGGCTACGAGGTGGCGCGCGCGCTGGGCGCGCCGCTCGATGTGTGGATCGTGCGCAAGCTCGGCGCGCCCGGGCAGCCGGAGCTCGGCGTGGGCGCGATCGCCGAGGGGGGCGAGGTGTACATCGATCGGGGCCTCGTCGCGGTGCTGGGGATCTCCGAGGCGGAGCTCGCCGAGATCGCGGAGCAGCAGGCCGCCGAGGTGGAGCGCGGGGTGCGCCGGTACCGGGGCGACAGGCCGATGCCCCGCGTCGAGGGGCGGACGGTGATCGTCGTGGACGACGGCATCGCGACCGGCGGCACCGTGCGGGCCGCGCTGCGCGATCTGCGCAAGCGCTCGCCGAGGCGGCTCGTGCTCGCCGCGCCCGTCGCCGCGCCGTCGAGCCTGTCGTCGCTCCGCCGCGAGGTCGACGCCATCGCTTGCATCGAGGAGGACCCGGGCCTCCAGGCGATCGGCGCCTACTACGAGGACTTCTCGCAGACGTCGGACGACGCCGTCTCCGCGCTGCTCGCCGAGGCGCAGCGCGAGGTCCCGAGGACAGAAGGGGCGGAGCGGCCCCTCTTCGTCGAGGCGGGGGCGGCGGCGCTGCCCGGGGATCTCGCGATCCCGGAGAGGGCGGGCGGCCTCGTGATCTTCGCGCACGGCAGCGGCAGCAGCCGGAGGAGCCCTCGCAACCGCTCGGTCGCGGAGGCGCTCTGGCGGTGGAGGCTGGCCACGCTGCTCTTCGACCTGCTCACCGACGAGGAGGAGGCGGAAGATCGCCGGAGCGCCCGCCTCCGCTTCGACGTCGACCTGCTCGCGCGGCGGCTGATCGGGGTGACGGACTGGGCGCTCGCGCGCCCCGAGCTCCGTCACCTCGCCGTCGGCTACTTCGGCGCGAGCACCGGCGCGGCGGCCGCGCTCATCGCCGCGGCGGCGCGGCCGCGCGTCGTGGGCGCCGTTGTGTCGCGCGGCGGCAGGCCCGACCTCGCGGGCCCGGCCCTGGCGATGGTGCGCGCGCCGACGCTGCTCATCGTGGGCAGCGCGGACACCCAGGTGCTGGCGCTGAACCAGGCCGCCCTCGACGACCTCGCGGGCCCGCGCCGCCTCGCCGTCGTGCCTTCCGCGACGCACCTGTTCGAGGAGCCGGGCGCGCTCGCGGCGGTCGCCCGGCTCGCCGGCGAGTGGTTCGCGCGGCACCTGATCGCCAAAGGAGACGAGGCGAGGGCGTGA